The DNA segment AAGAAGAAAGTTACTCGAATAATTAGTGTCTAATAAGTATCATGTATTCTAGTGTTGTGTTCTAGattttctatttgttttatTAGTGTGTTTCTAGATTCGTTGATTTGACTGTCCcccaacaataatttttttaagggcCATTATATATATTCATGTATTAATAATAGACATTCTTTTCTAACGTTCGTATTGATAttcattcttttatttgttaaatgtgtgtaaaaaataacaataacaaaattagttataatagcaagaaaatttataattaactatgaagctttgagtttaaatttagaaaatgaataaatttttattaattatatataacaaaatatattttaaaaaataaaattattaactaaNNNNNNNNNNNNNNNNNNNNNNNNNNNNNNNNNNNNNNNNNNNNNNNNNNNNNNNNNNNNNNNNNNNNNNNNNNNNNNNNNNNNNNNNNNNNNNNNNNNNNNNNNNACGAAATACCTAAATAAGATTCGGAAGCATTATATTGTAATAAATAGAGGCGAGCTAAGTCATATGTAGGTTCATTAAGAAGAATAATGACGTGAAACACAAATTGCATTGCATAAAAGCCACATGACGTGGAGCTATGttattcatataaatatatGCACCTTAGCTTAATCAATAATGTATACCAACTATATATCCCCCAAAATATCCAAAAGTGCATCCAATCAAATATGTCAAAGTCCAACCACATGAATTCAAAATGACGCTTTTCCGGTGCTGTTCTGATAATGAAAGTTGTGTTACTTAATTGCGTCTTTCTTTCGTTGCAATTTCACAATCTGGATAAAAGTGATGATATactgtatttaaaaaataataaaaaaatagcaaagGAGAAAAactttaaattgaaatttaagtTATATCTTTGCTATGTGCAAAAAGCCGAATTGCGggttcatttctttttttttttcgttattattgttatttaatttttttaaatatatataagtatttATGTATCTTTTTTATAATGAGTATATATTTGAATaggttattaaaattttttttgtcagatATTTtcgtttttaaaaaaaattattacatttgagatttttaaattttataaaaataaaatatataactcCTTATTTTAGTTagatctattatttttatttaatcatttagacaaatgaatttttaaaagtatGATGAATGatttatatatcttatttttataaaatttaaaaataatataataaaaaaattttaagaataaaaatgttggatacaaaattctttacagtatatagtttttatttattgtaaaatttGATGTGACACTGATGTTTTAAAAAATGGTTCTAGATTATGATTtacctctcttcttccttagaTCGTTATATACATAttgaaaactaataaataaacgaaataaaagaaaaaaggcaaacagCGTTCTTGCAACACTACAGCACAAATAATAATCTATCCATTAGATCATGACCAGAAACGAAGTTAGGTTAAAGTTTAAAGagtgataaaaaattaatttcaaaataaaaaggacttcaataagaattttaaaaaagattaaactaaaatttatacaATTTATAAGAAACGATTGAAGTTTGGGGTCGTTGTCCTCCTTCCTCTCTACCAATAAGGAAATGCTAATTAATACAATAGAATATATAATATACAATCTATGAATCTAATTCAATTCATCACCTAATACAAAACTTGCTAACAATAGTATAGCTAGATGGAGAGATCtataatttctttatttatattttttaactttaactATGCTTTCGTTCTCTCTTTTATTAAGCTGTATTTTTAACTATGTTTAGTATATAAGAGACGTAATGTTTGacgaataatatttttctaatatctTATGACTCATCAGGTTCACCCAAATCCTGTCTAACGCATCTAGAAGCAAATTTTGGTCTTGTTCctaattttataataactaTAGTTTGCCGGAGGAAGAAACACTTAAAACGCCTATACATATGCAAACATTTTAGcggaaaaagaaaacagagaagttagttaatattaatttagtacaaagaaaaatatattaaccaCCTACTCTTTATTGCATAATTTATTTAGAGAACAAGATCGTGGATTAATGTCTGAATATTCTCCTTTccatatataattaattgttTAATTAGTTTTCAAGGTTTCACCAGAATGTTGGCAAGAAACATGAATGCTTGGCTTATTGGCTTCCGTGCATGTGCAGCGATCATAATTCATAGTTGAATACGGTTCCACAACCCTGAATAGAAGAAcatatattttgtttctttattttaccaagggaattcttatttagttgattaattcaaaaaaaaaaaaaattggttttgctGTTGACGCTTATTAAGATTCTGACTAAAATCTTGATaatttcatgccaaatataTATGAAATTGTTTTCTTTATGCATGAATCTCATCAAAGTTAGGCTTATTACAGTGTCGTCTTTACCAGCTATTATTGAAATGCATGCCCTTTTACTTTGAACCTTAGTTTGATcaacttattattatttattaattaattctttttcttttgaccTTCTCTACCACCCATTATTGACATGTGCTTTTACTATGACTCTCTTTGAAGTGTTCATTAATAATTAACTAACTTATTGTCCCATCTTGatataatccaaaatataaaagatagatATACTTAAACATATATAAACTTTAGGGTTAATCACATTTTACGTAACATATACACTTCTCTTTATAAAACATTTAGGGTTAcctatgatatatatatataccttcaCAACTATCACACATAATTTAATTAACCTAACTCTTGCATTGTAAGATATTCATTATTGGTAAAAAATGTTTTATCTCATCAGTATCCATGCATGCCACCTATTCTGACTTATTGAATCCTCTATGTAGGTCAAAAGAGGAACATGTTACTCTACTATATGGAAATTCAATTTGTGTGTGTCCTAagtattgtaaaataaataaataaataaaataaaataaatataaaatagagaAGTATAAATAGAGAATTTTAGTATTAATattctataatattattatcttaatataatagagataatttatatatttttttataattcatttTTTCGTATATGTTGGAACGTACATATATAGAGagaaatattttgttattattgtgtGTTGTCTaagacttattttttttatttatacacaTACAAAAgtcatcttttttaatttttattaaatttaatctcTCTTGATAATCTGAGCCTCTTACCATTAAAAAATTAAGCCACTCATATTGTGAAAGAAGTCATACATTACTAAATGGGTATCTATATCACAACACTCCCTCTTAGATGTCCATTTAGGATTATGTCTCGTTAAAATCTTAGTAAAGAAAAATCTAATGAAAAATCtttagtaaaagaaaaagagtacaatatcatTTGTGATAAGGACTGCCTCGTTAAAAATCTTGTCAAGAAAAGTCCAACAGGGATAAAAAAACTtgaccaaagaaaaaagagtacagccTCCTTCTCTTttcaatattatttaatatcttGAAATTAGCACATCACAATttgatgtaccaatctttcaaaagaaaattttgaaagtgactttgtaaataaatctgtcaGATTATTGCTTGAGCAGATCTATTAGACATCAATGGTTCCTTAATTTTGAAGATCacgagtgaagaagaatttacGGAGAAATATGGTTTATtttatcacctttgatgtatccacctttaagttgagcagTGCATGCTATATTATCTTCAAATAGAATAGTTGAAGCTATTTTCCTATCAGTTAGTCTACATGATGATAGAATATATTGGATTAAACTcttgagccaaaaacactcgtgACTTACTTTATTTATCATTAGNNNNNNNNNNNNNNNNNNNNATGTTGCTGCTATTGCCTATTTTGTAGGCCTCCATGATATAACTGTATTATCATATGTGAATAGTTATCCTATTTGAGATCTTCTATTGTGTAGATCAGACAAGTATAttgcatctgcatagccaactaattaTGAATTGGATTCGTATGGATAAAATAGTTCCATATCAAttgttccatgaagatatcgaaaattttatttaatttcattccAATGTCTTTTGGTTGGAGAGGAACATACCTTGCGAGTAAATTTACAATaaatgatatgtcaggtcgtGTATTATTAGTAAGATACATTAGTACTCCAATAGCACTAAGATATAGTACTTCAAGatcaaggatatcttcattttttttaagtcaGAATTGATCCTTTTCTACATCCAAAGACTTTACGATCACTGGATACTTAATGGAtatgacttatccatataaaatctcttcaagatcttttttatgtatatttttttatgaataaagatcccattatTTGTATGCTCGATTTGCAggtcgagacaaaatttagtcttttcaaaatctttcatctcaaactctttttttaGAGCTTTTATAGTTGTTGAAATAATCTCTTCAGGGGttccaataatatttaaattatcaatgtATATAGCTATTATAATGAATTCAAATacagatttttttataaaatacatgggcagatatcatcactcttgaatccatttttgaCCAGATACCCAGTAagatgattataccacatttgtCCAAATTGTTTTagatcatataaaaatatttgcaaTTTGACTAAGTATAGCCCCCTGTGAATATTCATtagatggtttagatatctttagtcatTCAGAGATTTTCATATGAATATCACGATCTAATTATCTGTATAAATAagttgttaccacatccattagataCATGTAGTTTATGGTATGCAGataaattgattaaataaatGTTATTGCATCTActgcaaaaaaaatattttttcataatctaTCCCGACTctttgtgaaaaatcttgtgcCATAAGTCGAGTTTTGTAGTctacaactttatttttctcattttgttatttCACAAATACACATCTATATCCAACAGATTTTACATCTTATGGTGTACAGACTATAGATCCAAAGACTTCACATTTTACAAGTCTAACTCAACCTTCATAACTTCTTTCCATTTTGCTCAATCATTCCTTtctcgacattcttcgactattcttggctcaagatccttactttcatgaaTGATGTGTAATGTCattttatatgcaaatattttattgacaattattttatttcggTTCTATttttctcctgtaaagacataatttatcgaaaTCTTATCATTTTTCCAATTTTCAGGTACTTAAACATCTTCTAACGTCaaaactatatcagaattttggatacTTGTTGGTGTCTTTTCTatgtctttatctttttcaatagaAGTACCATTTGTCTTGGTAATATCAAATGCATCTCTTCTTTTTcgtgaatttttattttcagaatTAATTGGTCTACTATATTTTTGGCGTGTACTTGTTTTAGTAGTTATTTGTCTAATTGGAACATCAATTTAAATTGGAGTATTTTCAGCTGACATGTaggatttggttatcctctttatATCAGAAAATACATCAGataattcatttgctattctttgcaaatgtataatgctttgaacttttaatttatgttgtcCTGATTGTGGGTCTACATATATTAATGATAATACATTTCAATTAAGTTCTTTCTCAAATGGCTTATTCTCTCTTCCGAATGCTGAAAAtattgattcatcaaaataacaATCTACAAATCGGACTATAAATACATTCTCtatttgtatctcaagatactaTAGAGGAAGAATCATATTccacataaatttttaatttttttggggtcccattttagTGCGAGAAGGTGGGGCAAttggaacatatatcgcacattCAAATATtctaaaacgaaaaaaaattgaCTGCTGACCAAAAACTAATTGTAAAAAAGAGAATTGATGGTAACTTGTTGGCTTTAAACaaataagtgctgcggcataTAAAATTGCATGCCCCACGCAAAAATAGAGAGATTTGGGAACATGAGCtattggatgttcaacacttattctgttagccatacaataagcatcaaggGCTTAAGAATTGAATTCACCAACATTGTCAAGGcaaatttctttgattgaattttctaaaaaatgtgCTTTTATTCGAATAATTTGGGCAAGTAATGTCACAAATACTAGGTTGCGAGAAAACCATAAGTACACATGTGATCATCTCGAAGATgatctattaggaccataaagtATCTAAAAGATCCATATGGTGGATGAATTGGTCTACGTATATCTCCTTgaattatttctaaaatttcaggggactcaaatctaATTTTTACTGGTAATGGCCTTACAATCAACTTACCCTAAGAACATGCAGTACAACAAAATTTACTAGATTGAAGAATTCTTTGACTCTTTAACGAATGTTcatgaaaatttttaataattttctacATCATGGTTGTTTTAGGATGTCCAATCAATCATGTCAAATTATGAATTCATATGGACAAGTAAACTATTGGTTTACAATAGCATGTGATTCAATTACACTAATTTTAGTGTAATATAACTTAGATAAAAGTGAGGataacttttttaatataacctttttatttaaatcatgagttgtgatatatAAGTACTCATAATTTCTCTCATTCATggtttcaatatgatatccatttcggcgaatatctttaaactcaacaaattccttagagatttagaagacaatagtgcattatttattatgaattttgttcctccgaaaaataaaattataactcTTCCGGAACATTCTATCACATTACCTGAACCAATAATGATATTAacacatttttcttttagtacaaaatgagtaaaatatattacttttgagaatggtATGTAAAGTTGTACTATCCGCATAACAAATATCTTTGTTATATGTCCTTGTTAgtttcttcaaagacaaataataataagatcataatataaaataagtatATATGTGCATGTGCAATAATTGTATTCCTAATTGTAATAGTTTGTCTAAGTAGCACTGTACATAAAAATAGTacatatactaaaaatattattattattattattattattattattattttaaaatttgacacatttaatgattttaaaatctttaaacataaacatcaatattttattaaacattatttatatacatcatacaaaaaatttaaatacataagagattaaattttacaagaaattttttacattatatattgatataagtacttaacaaactcaaatattaaattttttattcattgatcaaatgactaatattttcttcaagattgtcaaagaaattagatacttcataatgagtggtgtaaTTTTCAGCAACATcctttgaaacaaaatttgtctcCTTTCCGttgttatcttttttcaaagatgcttgGTAAAGATCAACCAAGTGCCTTGGGGTACAAGAGGTACGTAACCAATGGCTCTTTCCACCATAACGAAAATTTTTATTCTCGGTTGATTTACTTTACTCatcattatttctttttttttatctcactTCTGGTGATAACccttgtaaaaataatttttttgtttccataatttttcttgttattaaaaccTTACCATTTATCTATTCTGAAGTTATTATTTACCACATTTTGCTTCAAAAAATGGGGCAGCATCAATTGGGggtgctttatttttttttaaaagcaatTCATTGTTACGTCCAACAACAAGAAAGTAAGAAATTagctcaaatattttttaaattctttttctcgatactaccactgcaggagcacattcaaGACATGGAAGATCGAGAAAGTAACATGTCATTATCAGTTATATTTTCTCCACATAATTTTATTCGTGAGATAATTCGAAACATTGTTGAATTGtattcatttatagatttaaaattcTGTAGATGCAAGTGTGTTCACTCATATTgagcttgaggaagtatcactgtCTTTTGATAATTATACCTTTTTTCAAGGTTCTTCAACAGATTTGCAAGATCTTTTAGTAAGATATTCATGtttcaatccttcgtcaagatgacgatgaAAAAAGATTATGACTTTGACTTTATCCTTCTGGaatactttatttttagttttaatggTATCTCTAAGATTTattgaatcaagatgaattTTGACATCTAATATCTATGATAAgtagttatttttaaataaatcaagagtattaaatttaagatgagaaaaatttaacttaataatttattatctgtggtatatatatatataaaatattttattatttttgtatatgtGTTATTTCAAACCTTGTTTCTCTCTATCTATACatatataacttatttttttaacttttattaaatttaatttttcttgataaTCTGAATCTGccatcattaaaaaatttagcagtttatattatgaaaaaaagtTATACATTATTAAATGGACATCCATATCCATATCACGATAACAAGTATATAAATTAGCATAGTGCTTCTTCTGGCTTATAATTATTGGCTTGCAATTGCGAATTGTGAGGGTTGACTATATCAACCTTCAATATCATagctttatttttaaaattggaaaCTTTCTTTCTCATTAattaaatttcacataaaaacataaaaacagcAGCGGTCAACTTATTTCATCTATATAACTTCAAGCCGTCAAACCAAACCCCACAATCCATTAaccacaaaaattaatttaataaacgCGGAAAAAGCCAAACCTTGCTGAATCGAATAATATAAATATCCCACGTCAATAACCCAATTAAATTAAGCCCTTTTCAATCccaaaagaagaaggaataaaAATCATCTAGCTAGAGAAAGCTTCTgggtttttcttcttttagtttttccttttattatttcaaattataatattttgttgaaCAATGTCTGGTTATGGCGGTGGAAGCAACAAAGGTCCAGTGAAGGTTGTGATTATAAACACGCAATATGTGGAAACTGATGCTACAAGCTTCAAATCTGTGGTTCAGAAGCTAACTGGTAAAGACTCTTCTGATGATTATGGGAAACCTCGTCTTGATAAGCTGAGagatcaccatcatcatcatcatcaaaggaagaattattacaataataataataataataataatcatgttCATGTGCCTGATTCTTCTTCATCAGCaggtaacaataataataatggttttGTAAACCAGTTTTTGATTAGAGATATGTCGTTTAAGGAGTTTGATAGGTTGTTTAGTCAGATGCCACCCATAAACGACATTTTGTCCGAGTAAATAACATCTATTTTACaaagattattatttattaattcgTGTTTGAGTTCTTTCTGCTGAGAACTTTTGTGTAGTATATTATGATTTGTACgtaattttataaatgtatGTTCATTAATTGAACTTAGACATATCTGTTGACTTCTTTAATTTAGCTGGTTGACTTTTGTTGTTGAACCCATTACCCATCTAAATAAACTGTATTGTTTCCGGAGAGAAATAAAAGAAACTAACTTGACCAATAGATGAATACACGTATGAACTTATTTGATTGATTAATTCAATTTCTTTATGAATACATATACTTgtgttttctttcatttttcttttgggaATATATAAAGATTCAAAAATGCTATTAGTATATTAAAATCAGTGATTAAAATTAGTCAtgaatgtatttatatataaatatatgtgtgatttaatttaattttagtgtatatttgtattttaacaaatattttatactaatgactaattttagtagctaattttagtatttacATAGCATGGTTGATAAAAATTGTATGTATATCTCTATCCCTTGTCTTTATAATAGGTTGAGATAAAAACTTATATCGGTTGTCTATGTGTAAAACTGATAGTTAAAACCTATTAAATGATTGATATACATATTTAATTGATTTTGGTAGGTAAATAATGACTTTCGTAAACAATATAAACAATGATCTTTAAAATTGATCAAATAAAGTAAAAACACATTACACCCCTGCAGAAATCACAAATAAAAAAGGGAGATTACTATATGCATATATGACTACATTATATTGTTCactaaatttattgtttttttatacttttccaTATTTAATTAGATTATCATTTAACGATCttcaactattaattttatatgaagATAACTAAACGATGGTTTTCACAATAATAAGTGGAATATTGCTGCTTCAATAATGTTGTTCTTCATTGCATGTAGTCATGATTTTAATTAAGCTCCGGTTTTAGATAGCTACTATGTTGAACTGATATATGTAATAGCTAGTCACATACTATAGTAATATGGCGACCACAACTACAGTGGCGCATTTTGGAATTTCAAATCCTGTAaggaattaaatagaaaattataTTCAACCAGTTCTTCTCGATCTTTGATATCTGTAGCAGCGcttgaaaatataataattagttCAGTTTAAGGAAAAATATGGTATATTTTATCATACTCTAATTAATTATAAGGACTGCAAACATAATGATAAGAATTTAAGGGTGGAGAGGTGGTGCGGTGGCTACAGAGGGTGGAATAATGTGANNNNNNNNNNNNNNNNNNNNNNGGTTAGTTGAAGCAGGAAGGTGATTATTGGGTTTGGGAGGGCGAGTTTGGTGTTTTAGAATGTAAAAACTAAAGAGTGAAAGGAGGGGGTGGGCGGAAGGAGGAGGCCGTGACTAATAGTAAATTCTGACggtaattcaaatttcaaatgatAAAATCCTGTCTTTTGATTACCACTCGAATACAGATAATGTCCAACATAATTTTTTGGTCAAATATTTTCGTCAAATTATTTTATAGTAAATTTGACAGCATGATTCGtgtcattttaaatattttttgcgTGAAACAGTGTTACACTTTGTGAaggattattttatttgatagtGAGAATCATAACCTTTTTTATTGATGTGTTATCGTATAAAAAATTGacgaaaatttcgaaaataatattattgaaaaaatctGACAATATTTTTAAcgattttgaattattttttgtacTATGAGaagaatttaatataaattttagctattttttattaattgtttttgttattaaacATTATAATTCTTTAAAATAGATAACATTAAATTTAGATCGGTTTCAACATGAAAGTTTCGTGCAATAAACAACTAATATAAAAGGATTGATGCTCATCTTTATATATACTAATGgctaattatttttgttgaattcACATATTACATTGGCTAATGAAATAGAAGGAAGAGCATAATGATTATTTGACGATTTAATTTACATATTGCCTaatgattattaaaaataccCATTATTTATATAATGCGGGCTAATAATAtctaatatttaatttcattttctatgTTTAGTATCTTGTTTTAAGAAAGCATCAAACCAGGTTAGCAACTGATTTGTCGGCTGAAAATGCCTCATCACCATGGTGGTTTGGGTTCTACTAATAAAACCTATGGTGGTGTCCCGCCATCacttaataattcaataatggGGACcagatattaatttattaagaatTAATTGTTCCAAAGGGGAGAAATATAAAAGTATTGTTTTGTCCAAAACCTTTGGGGCCAAATCTCAATTGTCTTATTCCTTTGAAAAAGTATAGGGAACAACACATTTTAGCCAACAAAAATAATAGgctaatcaattaattttaaaaattaaaattagattttaaatttaaataattaggattagtcCATATAATTCTATAAAAAACACATTCATAATAAGTCATTTTTTTCTGTCATTGTGTCAATATTCTGTCAttcaattattcattttttcgCCACAATAGTGCATTATCGCTGCTGATTAAAGCTGCTCTCGCCCGAGATGCGCGTCCTTTTCTCCAATCGTCTGTATTACCGTTGCCTCCAAGAAGTTTCGTTAGTGACGCAACAATGCTGCTGTCTCGCGCACGTCTCCTGCAATGCCACTTCTGCTGTCTCGTCCCATTTCCACGCGGCGTTGTTGTTGCTGTCCAATCGTGCATGTAACGCCCTATCACACAGAACTTTACACTTAAGTCGTAAAAGAGAGGTGGTGTGGCATTACGgcctatataaataaaatttataaatataatataatagtgaaaaagatttttactaggagcctttgaaaaAAAAGGGATAAAACAAAACCGTTAAATTGAAAAGTACAACACTCACGAAGCAACAAAGCAAGCGAAGAAGATAAGGTAAGCTAACACTGATATATGTACAATAGATTGCCAAAATACAGATAACAAAGCCTAAGTCTCGGTTCGCGAAGATAACCGGCTCGAGCACAtagttatacatatatataggtAAGGCCCAAAAGAAAACCCAAAATACAGACTTATAGAACCAGAGTCTCCAAAGTAACCTCTAAGAGGAGATAACACagtatatatacataaacaGTGGAGATACTAAGCATCTAAGTGAATACATATAaccaaaataaaactcaaaggGCCAGGATCTTCGCTAGTCAGAAGCTTCCAGCATCCTTCAGTGAGGTGCCGCCTGtcttgcatctgaaaaccacaaaattcgcatgggtgagaaccaaaggttctcagcatggtaacagtgcctACATATCTAACATATAATATCCTGGGAAAGttagaggcaatcctagaacttccaacaaataattaaatcttataAACCTAAACCATGGAAAAAGTAAGAGGCAACTGGCTAAAGGTCTTCGGTCTATCTAAAACTCCCCTTTCCAACTCCTCCAAACCTTCCAGGCACCACCGGAACCAAATGCAACAAACACAATTATTACAAATAGAGAAATCATAACTAGGATCCAAATATAGCAGATAATCAAGTAGCAATTAGTTATGCAATCACTTAGGCAATCCAAACAAGAcatatagatgcatatgatgcatgcctgtcctagtggctgatgagtctcatctgtcggttataaagccaacacgacaagttatatatatatatatacaacacccacactggtgtttatccacgggggcgagctcatccggaactttcacagtgtccagccacacttacgacatagggtcagtagagtatcgagtcttaacctggagcacgtggtggctagccactgctttcacccagaaaaactcgtatctcagatagtcaTTTAATATTCATTCATCAACATTCCATAATCATTCATCATGGCAATATCATCACTTATACATCATATAATTGTACTTTTTATACATAACTCATCATAACCCAGAGTAAGCGGGGCGACGCCACAACCcttgcgtctacccagggagtCTCTATACTATCCAATCTGGAGCAAGTGGGGCAAAACTACGACCCTTGCATCTACCTAGGAGGTACGTTCTCATATATCCAAGAGG comes from the Arachis duranensis cultivar V14167 chromosome 7, aradu.V14167.gnm2.J7QH, whole genome shotgun sequence genome and includes:
- the LOC107459655 gene encoding uncharacterized protein LOC107459655 is translated as MSGYGGGSNKGPVKVVIINTQYVETDATSFKSVVQKLTGKDSSDDYGKPRLDKLRDHHHHHHQRKNYYNNNNNNNNHVHVPDSSSSAGNNNNNGFVNQFLIRDMSFKEFDRLFSQMPPINDILSE